The nucleotide sequence GATCGGCGGCGTCATAGCCCTGCACCATCCCGAGCACGGAGCGGCGTAGCGCCGCGAACTCCTCACCTGCGAAATGACGGTCGAGCAGCTCGGTGACCGTGATGTCCTGATCGAGTTCTCGGGCCACGCGGTGGAGCAGGCGCATCTGCCGGTCGGCGGGATCGTCCTGGGAGAACGCGCCGTTCGTCACATGCCAACGCGCGCCGTCGACCGGCACCGATCGCAGTCCGGCCTCGGCCATCAGTGCATGGGTGACGGGCGCCTCGCCGTGAATGAATTCGGCGCCGGCGTCGGCGCGATAGCCAAATTCGCTCTCGGGGAGCGAATGGATCCGCCCGCCGCAGCGCTCGCGCGCCTCGAGCAGGGTCACCCTGCGTCCCGCGCGGGCAAGCTCGCGCGCGGCCATCAGACCGGCAGCCCCGGCCCCGACGATGATGATGTGCTTATGCGCCTTCTCAGCCATGGCTGGCCTGCGCCGGCAGATCAGCGCCGTTGATGAGCTTGTAGCGCAGCCACAGCGCGCCGCCCTCCAGCGCCGTCGTGCTCTCCAGCGTCATCGCCGTCAGCGGCGCGCGCTGGTCGGACTCGGCCTCAGAGGAATCGAACACCATCGGCGCGCCCTTCGCGCCATCGATGGCCGGGCACAGCACGAGGTTGAGCTCGTCGATCAGCCCTGCCCGCAGGAACGTGCCGTTGACGTGGCCGCCGCCCTCGAGCAGCAGGCGCTCCACGCCGAGCTCGCGCGAGAGGATGTCGAGCACGCGCGGCAGATCCAGCGTGGTCTCACCGGCGAAGATGTAGGACACGCCCTCGCTGCGCAGCCCTGCGAGATGAGCATCCGAGACGGCTTCCGTCAGCACGACGACGATCGGATCGCCGCCGATGTCGGCGCGCCCCCAGCAGATCTTGCCGTGGCCGTCCAGCACGACGCCATAGACCTTGGCATCGCGCCGGCAGATCCAATTCTCGCGCGGAAAGCGCTCGGTGGTCGTCGCAGGATACGCCTTGCCCTTGGCGAATTCCTGGCCGGTGACGCGGCCGATCAGCCAGGCATCGCCGCCGAGCTTGTCATGCACCTGCTCGAACAGGTCACCCGACCCCTTCGGGCGCCAGCGGCTCGGCCAGGTGCGGCCATCGACGCTGGAAGCCATCAGGCAGATCACGTCCGGTTTCATGCATCCTCCTTGGTGCCGCGGCGGGCTCCCCGAATATGGTTCCCCGGGCGCTGTCGTCAACGAAGCGGCCGCGGTTTCGTTCGAAAGGGGCCATGCCGGCGTTGCAAGGGTCTTCCAGGCGCGCCCACTGTTTACCTCAAATGTCCTGCGCTAGACTCCGGAGGAATGGAGCAGACCATGCAAAGCGCGCCGCGCCAGTCAATTGCTATGCGCGCACGCGGAATGGCGCTGGTGGCAGCGGCGCTGGCCGGGCTTGCGCTCTGCATCATCGGAATCTGGCGTCTCGAGGCGGTGCGCGCCGGCCTCACCATCACGCAAAGCCAGGTCGGCACGACTCCCATCACGACCTATCAGCGCCGCGGCGCGGCTCCCGCGCCGGTGGTGGTCATCGCCCATGGCTTTGCCGGCTCGCGCCAGTTCATGGAGGCCTATGCGCTGACGCTCGCGCAGGCGGGCTATCTTGCCGTCTCCTTCGACTTCGAGGGCCATGGCCGCAACCCGACGCCGATGTCCGGCGACGTGACGCGGATCGACGGCACGACGGGGAAGCTGATGAGCGAACTCGGCAGCGTCGTCGATGCGGTATTGTCCCTGCCCGGCTCCGATGGCCGCGTGGCGCTGCTCGGCCACTCCATGGCCTCCGACATCATCGTGCGCGAGGCGCTGGCCGATCCGCGCATTGCCGCGACGGTGGCGATCTCGATGTTCTCCGAAGCGGTCACCGCGACCGCCCCGCGCAACCTCCTGATCATCACAGGCGAGTGGGAGAGCGCGCTGCGCCGGGATGCCTTGCGCAACCTCAGGCTGGCTGACACTGCTGCCAATGAGGGCGACACGGTCGGCAATCCCGCCGCCATAGGCGCACGCCGCGCCGTGGTGGCGCCCGGGGTCGAGCATGTGAGCGTGCTGTATTCGACCACCGCGCTGCGCGAGGCGCGCGCCTGGCTCGATCAGGTGTTCGGCCGCAGCGGCAGCGGCGAGGTCGCGGCCACGGGCGGCGCCATTGCGCTGCTGCTCGCGGGCATCGTACTGCTGGCCTGGCCGCTCGCCGAGCTGCTGCCGAAAGGCGATACGCCGTTGCCCGCTTTGCCGCTGCGAACCCTGGCGATCGCAACCCTCGTGCCCGCTATGGTGACGCCGATCGCGCTGCGATTCGTCGACACGCGCTTCCTGCCGGTGCTGGTCGCGGACTATCTCGCCGTGCATCTGTTCGTCTACGGCGCGCTGTCGCTCGTGCTGCTGCGCCTGCAAGGTGTTCGTTTCGGCCGCATGGCCTGGCTCGCGGCCCTGGCGCTGGCAGCCTACGGCATTTTCGGCTTCGGCGGCGCGCTCGATCGTTACGTCGCATCCTTTATGCCGATCCCGGCGCGGCTGCCGATCATCGCGGCGATCGCCGTTGGCGCCGTGCCCGCCATGCTGGCCGACAGCCTCGCCAATCAGGGCGGCCACGCCGCGCTATGGCGCACGCTGTGGATCCGTACCGTCTTCCTGGCCTCGCTCGGCGGCGCCGTCGCGCTCGACCTCAGGCGGCTGTTCTTCCTGCTGATCATCATCCCGGTCATCGTGCTGTTCTTCATCGTATTCGGGCTGATCGGCGGCTGCGTCGGCCGGAGAACCTGCTCGCCGATGGCCGAAGGAATAGGCCTCGGCCTGATCCTGGCATGGTCGATCGGCGTGTCGTTTCCGATGTTCCTGCCGGGCTAAGACCCGCTGTGCGACAACGCAACGCCGTCAGATGAGAACAAGGACCAGTCGCCTTGGCGCGCCCGAGGACAGCGGCACCGTCTCGTCGTCGAGGGCGCAAGCATGTTGGTGCGCGGACACGCTGTCGCGCGTCTGGAGCGTCGCGGCGCGCCGGCGAAGGTAAAGCGCAACGCGCAGGTCGAGCCAGAGCCGGAGATGGAGAGCAAGCAGCATCAATTCGTTTGTCATCAAAAACGTCTCTCCTGAATAGCCGGCCGATCTGAGGTGGGCCTGGCCACCTGCAGTTCGGCGCGATTGAAATGGCGATCACTGACGCGGCTGTGACGGGCCCGCCGCGACACGACGGGCCCGTCGGCCGAACTAATTCAGACCATGTGCCGCCTTGATGATGTCAGCGGCAAGCTCGCCGATGACGACGCACGGCGCCATTGTGTTGCCGCTGGTGATCTCCGGCATGATCGAGGCATCGGCGATGCGCAGCCGGTCGATGCCATAGACCTTCAGCTTGCCATCCACGACCGACATCGAATCGTGCCCCATCTTGGCGGTGCATGACTGATGCCAGTACGTCACTGCGGAATTGCGCACGAAGTTTTCCATCGCAGCCGCGTCACGCTTGCCGGGAAGGGCTTCGCGCTTGACGAGCTTGTTGAAGGCCGGATCGCCGCCCAAGGCGCGGCACAGTTCGATGTTGGCGTAGGCCGCGGCAAGGTCATCCGGATGCGACAGCGTGTTGGCTTCGATCCGGATGGGATCGTCGGGACCCGGCCCCGACAGATGCAATGCGCCGCGGCTCTTCGGATGCGCGAGGCCTGCGAACATCGTCCAGCCATGCTCCGGAACATCCGGCCCCATGGTCTCGGCACTGACCACCGGAAACTCGACCTGGCAGTGGAACATGTCGGGCCGGGCCAGATCCGCATCGCTCTTCCAGTACAGCGTGGCTTCCGAGCCGCCGTGACCGACGTCCTGCGGCTCGCGATATTCGAACACGCAGGCGAACGCGATGTGATCCTGGTGATTGCGGCCGACGCCCGGCAGATGCTGGATCACCGGAATGCCGTGACGCCCAAGTTCATCCTCCGGACCGATGCCGGATTGCATCAGAACCTTCGGCGTGTTGACGGCGCCGAGCGAGAGCACGACTTCGCGCTCGGCCATGAACAGGCACCGCTGCGAGCCCCGCATCGCTTCCACGCCGACCACCGAGCGGCCGTCGAAGATCAGCCGCGTCACCATTGTCTCCGTTAGGACCGTGAGATTGGGCTGCGCGAGACGCGGGTGGACATAGGACCGGTAGATCGACGAACGGCGTCCGTCCTTGATGATCAGATCGTTGATGGCGGCGCCGCCGCGGCCCTCCATCATGGCGCCGTTAGGACTATCAAAAGCGGGCAGACCGAGGGATTGCGCGGCCTCGATCATCGTCTGCGCGATCGGCTGTGGATGAGCCGCAGGTGCCACATGCACAGGCCCGCCGGTGCCGCGGCGGCGCCGATCGGGAGTGCCCTGCCAGCTTTCGATGCGGCGATAGATCTCCAGCACGGACTCATAGCCCCACGCCGGATCCTGCGCCTCGGCCGCAAAACGCTCCCAGTCGTTGCGATGGCCGCGGGCCCACACCATCACGTTGATGCTCGACCCGCCGCCCAGCACCTTTCCCATGTTGAGCGGAATGGCCCGCCCATTCAGATGCGGATTGGGCTCGGCCTTGAAGTTCCAATCGCGCGCCGAGCCGAGATTCAGCGGCCACTGACCGGGGGTCATGACCTCAGGAACGTCATCGCTGCCGCCGGCATCGAGCAGCAGCACGCGCACGGCCGGATCTTCGGCCAGCCGCGCGGCCACCACCGACCCCGACGAGCCCGCGCCGCAGACGATGAAGTCGTATCGCCCTGAACTCGCGTCAGGGGTGGTCCTGGTGATCCGCTGCGGATCGTCTTCGCGGCTACCGGTCGCCATCATCTACTCTCCTCACGTTTAAAGGAATACGACACATCTTAAGCGTGTATCGGCGGCCCGACTTGACTGAAGATCGGTATCAAATTGCCGCGCCGCAGGATTGGAAATATCAAATCTATCAATTATAGCAATATAACTAAATATAATTGTTTTGTGATCGGGAGGACGCGATTGTGCTTGAACCGAACGGCCGATGCGGCGATCTAGCGGGGGCTTCATGCCGTTCAGCGGGGGCTGCAAACGTTGCGGCGAGCCGATACGGTGCGGTCCATGGATAAGGACGTCTTGACGACATCCGAGGCAGCGAAGCTGCTGGGGATTTCAGTGCGCACGGCGCAGTTGCTGATCGAGGGCGGCACGCTGACGTCGTGGAAAACGCCGGGCGGACACCGCCGCGTCTACCGAACCGAGGTCGAGGCGCTGATCGCCCGCACCAAGCCTGCCCCTGTGCTGGAATCCGCCCTCGTCATCGTGGTGTGCTCGCCGGACCGCCAGGCAGCCTACGAAGCGATGCTGGCGGCGATGCCGGAATGCACTGTCGCGATCCACCACGATGCGAACACCGCGGCTTTCGTCATCGGCTCACGGCTGCCGGCCGCGGTGATCGTCGATCTCGACGACGCCCCAGCCAATCGGCTGGCGTTCCTGAAGCACATCGACATGAACCCGGCGTTCGGCTCGATCGCCCTGTTCGCATCGGCAAATTCCGACGTGATCGCGAGCGGCGATCTCGCCGCCTTGCGGCGCGTCACCGTCACCTCACCAGACCGGCTGGCGACGGCGTTGCATGGCGTGTTGCAGGACAAGGTGGCGCCGCGCGACATCATGGTGGACGGCGCATCGTTTCCGCTCGCCTCCAACGAAGGCCGCCGCCTTGCGGCGCTGAAGCGCTCAGGGCTTGTCGACACCGCGCCGGAGGACGCCTTCGATCGCCTGACATGGCTTGCAAGCCGCAGCCTCAAGACGCCGGTCGCATTGTTGACGCTGCTCACCAATGACCGCCAATGGTTCAAGTCGCGCATCGGCCTGGACATGATCGAGACGCCGCGCAGCTGGTCGTTCTGCAACCACACCATTCTGCAGAAGGGTGTGTTCGCCGTGAGCGACCTGGCTCACAAGGCGCCGTTCGACACCAATCCCGCCGTCGCCGGTGCTCCGCATTTTCGCTTCTATGCCGGTGCGCCCGTCACCGATCCGGACGGCTTTGCCGTCGGCGCGCTGTGCGTCATCGACTACGAACCGCGCAAGCTCGACGCCGAGCAGGAAAAGACGCTGCTCGCGCTGGCCGCGTTGGCCTCGGACGAGCTCCGGCTGCGCGCCACAGACCGGCAATTGCGCTGGGCCTTGGACTCGCTCGAACGGCAGCACGAACGAACCTGACGGGAACCGCTTGCGTGCGGTTCGCGTCACGCCCCTCCTCCATGAGTCATGACTCGCGCACCCAGCGCGGCGGTCCATGATATAAAGCGCCCGGAGGGAGCATCCATGGTGAAACACCGCATCTACACGATGAGCTTCGCGAGCGTGTACCCGCTCTATGTCGCCAAGGGCGAGAAGAAGGGACGCAGCAAAGCGGAAGTCGATCAGATCATCTGCTGGCTGACGGGCTACGACCAGAAGCAGCTCGAAAGTCAGCTGCAAAAGCAGACCGATTTCGAGACCTTCTTCGCGCAGGCGCCTGCGATGAATCCGGCGCGCTCGCTGATCACCGGCGTGATCTGCGGTGTCCGCGTCGAGGAGATCGAGGAGCCCTTGATGCGGGAGATCCGCTATCTCGACAAGCTCGTCGATGAGCTGGCGCGGGGCAAGGCCATGCACAAGATCCTGCGCACATCCTGACCGCGCTCAGTCCTGCACTCAGTCCTGCTCCTGCCCCGGCGTCTGCCGCAGCATGAAATGACCGAACGCGGTCGCGTGTGGCTTGGTCGCGTCATCCTGCCAGGCGCGGGCTTCGAAGGCCACGACGCGGCGGCCCTGCTTGACGATCGAGGCCGACGCGAAACTGTCGAGCGCGCGGCCGGACCTCAGATAGTTGATGGTCAGCCCGATCGGCTTCGGTGGCGCGTCCACCCCGAGTTCGCGCATCACCGTGACGATTGCAGCGGTCTCAAGGAACGCGCCGGTCATGCCGCCATGAATCGCGGGCAGCACCGGATTGCCGACGATCTGCTGCGAGAACGGCATCACGAGCGTGCCGTCGTCGGCCACGCGAATGCCGAGGCAGCGCGCAAACGGACTGTTGGCAAACAGTCCCGTCATGTCATCAGGCGCTTCGAGCGGCGGCGGCGCCCCGGTGAAAGCCGGTCGATCGGTCAGCATGTTGGTGCGGTTGGCGGCGATCATGAAGCAGGCGGTCGCGGTCGCCACCGGCGCGCTCTCTTCCTCCTGATAGGCGGTCGCGCGCACGAAGGCGATCGAGCGCGTGACGCGGTAGCACACCGCATGCGCCTTGATGTCGAGGCCGGGCGTCGCCGGCTTCTGATAGTCGATGCGCAGGTCGAGCGTGGCGATCGCACTGCTGCCGTCGAGCGCGAGCTGCACCGCCATGCCGCAGCTTTCGTCGAGCATCGCGGTGACGACGCCGCCATGGATCACGCCGGTGTCGCTGTCGCCGACGAACACTTCGCGATAGGGCAAGGTCGACCATGCCTCGCCGGGCGCGAAGCGGTCCATCCTGAGACCGCTGATATGGCCGTACACCGAGCGGCGATGCCTGATCGCCTCGGCGAGCTGTTCGAATGCCTGTGATGCGGCTGATGTCGACGTGTCGGACATGGCTGGGATTTACCGCATGATCGCGGGAATCGCGAAACGAATTCAGCGATCCATGTGCGCAAGACGAACAGGTCCACGCTGGAGCACGATGCAACCGAAGCATCCCTCCAACGTCGCGCAACTTTCAGATGCATTCACCGTCTGCAGCATCGTCCCGGATCTATTTGTAGCTGGGGCCCCGCAAATCTACGTGCATGAAAAGTGAACCGAGCCGGGCGCGCTTAGAACATTGGCAACCTTAATAGGGTCATAATGGTCTCAATCAAATCCCGGAGACCTGTCGATGCGCAAACCCACCACGCCGGATGTCCCGCCGAAGAGCGGCACGGCTTCTCTACGAATTGCGATGAGCCTGGCGCTGGCGGCGAGCGCCGGCGTGATCTGGTGGAGCGGCGGCGGAGCCAACAGCTTCACCTTCGCCGGCAACGGATCGCCGTCGCTGGAGACGCGCGTTGCCGCACTGACATCGGAGCTCACTCAGCTGAAGGCGGAAACGGCGCGGTTGCGCGATCGCCAGAACGATACGTCCGGAGATCTGGTCCAGCTTCGCGCCAGCCTGACCAGCGCCGAGACCGGGCTGGCAACTCTGCGCACCGCAGCCGACGAGAGCGAGTCCCGCCGCCGCGACACCGCCGACAGGATCGAGCAGGACATCGCACTGCTGAAGCGGCAGGCGATCCGCCTCCGCACCGCGCAGGAGGATACCTCAGCCGAGCTGAGCAGCTTGCGCGTCGCCGCGGCAACCAGCGACATGGGCATCGAGCAGCTGCGCACCAGCACCAGCGAGATCCGCCAGCAGGTCGCCCGCATCGAGACGGCCCGCGAGGCCACCAGTTCGATTGCCCGCATGCACAAGCATCGCGCCCGCCGCGTTGCGCGCGCTGCGGAGACCGAGCCGCAGCAGGCTCAGCCGTTCATGATGCAGTGGCCGGGCGTAGTGCCGGCGGGCCGCAACTAAGCCAACTTGATCGAACGACCTGACCGCGCCTGCAGCGCGGTCAAAGATGGCCCCGCCTGCTACCACCAGCCCGGCTGCACCGGCCGGTAGTAGGTAGGAGGCGGACCGCGCCGCCGTGGCGCGGCCATCGGCTGACCATCCCAGCTACGCTGGAAGACATTTCCGAAGCCGTTATCATATTCTTCTTCGCCGCTGGCGATCACGTCGACATTGGTGGTCGGCCGGCGCGTGATGAAGCCGCCTTGCGGCTGGTTGCTCAGGACGGCGACGAACTCGGTGCGGTAGTTGGTCTCGCTCGACAGCGGCTCGTCCGAGACGATGATCGAGGAGCGCGGCACCGCCGTCGGCGCGATCCGGGCCAGCACATCCTTCGGAATGGTGATGCGGTCGAGCGCGTCCTTGGCGTCGTCGCCATCGTCGATCGTGACCGCGGTCCAGCGCAGGCCGGCGCCGTTCTGCGCCACCGCCGTGAACACGTGAGTGCCAATCGGCCGGTCGGGATCGCGAATCGTCACCGGCGACTCCAGCGACGTATCGAACACCTCGCCGCCGCCATCGCGCGCCGGCTTGTGCGTGTTGCGCCGGACGTAGAGCATCTGCGTCGAGCGGCTGATATAGACCGACACCGGCTCGGTCGCGAGCTTCGCCTCCTCGGCCGCCTTGGCGGTCTCGCTCTTCTTGACGGCGGCCGCCTTGGCCGCGTCCTTCGTCGTCGCGGCCGTCGCGAGCTTGGCGACGGAGTCCGACCTGGCCGCCTCGAGCTGCGTCGCCGCTTCAGTGGCCTTCGCCTCGGCCTTCTGCCGGGCGTCCTCGGCCTGCGCCTTGGCCTCATCGGTCTTGGCGGCGGCCAGCTTCTTGTCGGCAGATTTCAACTCGGCATCGCTGCGCGCCTTGGCCTGCTCCAGCCTGCGCAAGGACGCCTTCAGCGACTTCGCGTCGCGCTCGGCCGTGGCCGCGGCGGCCTTGGCCTCATCGGCGGCCTTGGCGGCGTCCTCCGCCTCGCGGCCGAGCGTGGTCGCGCGCGAGGGGGCTCCCGAGAGCGCCTCGGCATTCGGCACGAACAAGGCGGGATGCGAAAACTCCACCGGCGCGACGTCGCCCGGCGCGATGATCACCCGCATGCCGATATAGGTCCGGTCGAACAGCTTCTCGGCAAAGCCATAGGGCATCCGCACGCAGCCATGCGAGGCGGCATAGCCGGGCAGCGGCCCGCCATGCAACGCAACGCCGTTCCAGGTGATGCGCTGCATGTTCGGCATCCAGGCATCATCATACAGCGTCGAATGATGGTCCTTGTCCTTCTCCAGCACGGCGAACACGCCGGCGGGCGTCTCACGGCCGGAAACGCCGGTCGACACCGGCGCGCGCCAGATCCAGCCCTCCGAATCGTAGAACGTGACCTTCTGCGCCTTGATCGACACGATCGCCATGATCGGATCACCATGCGCCCGCGGCGCCGTCGCCTCGGTGGCCGGTGCGGGCCGCGCCTGCCGCGCATCGGCGCCCGAGCCCGGCAGAGCCCCTGCCGCCACGACCGCAAGGGCCATCAAGGCCACTCCCCGACGCCGTGTCGTTGCGATCGCCCGAGGTCCCGTGGATCGTGTCACCATGCCGTGTCCCGATTCATTGCTGTTCATCTGCACCTCACGCGATCGGCGCAGGACAATCTATAAGCTCGAACAAGTCTTGGGGTGAAGTGAGGCGACGTCTCACCAGCGCTGCAAGACCGCCGGGCCACGATTGTGTCGAATCCTGGAACACAGCATGACGCGCCGTCGTTTGGTGTCATGATTCGTCTTCCCCCGCCGCGACATCCATTCATGAAGCCGTTGCCGCGCCATTAACGCCGACCCGGCCGGAGAGGTCCGTCGTCGCGGGACGAGACTCGTTCATGTCAGACGCAGGCAGGGCGGTGTCGGGTTCAATCAACCTGTCCAGCCGCGCTCGCCGACCATCTCACTGCCGAACAGGTCCCGGCGCGGACACCTGGCATCGCCGCCCCTGCCAGGTCGTGCCGCCGAAGAAGAGCTGACCGGCGTCGCGGATCGTGGCGGTCACGTCAGCTTGAATCAGCTGCGCTGCACTCCCACTAGGTCTGTGATCGCCACCAGACAGCCCTTGGCCTGCCGGCACCCGATTGCAGACAGAGAGATGACGCCTTGCCCGACCCGCGGGACTTTCACATGCCGCAATCGTCCTACACGCGAGAGGATCTGCTCCGCTCCGGCGAAGGCGGCTATTTCGGCCCGGGCAACGCGCAACTGCCGGCCCCGCCGATGCTGATGATGGATCGTATCACCGAGCTCAGTCTCGACGGCGGACGCTACGGCAAGGGACGCATCACAGCCGAGCTGGACATCACGCCGAAGCTCTGGTTCTTCGATTGCCTCTTCCGCGGCGATCCTGTCATGCCGGGCTGCCTCGGCCTCGACGCGATGTGGCAGATGGTCGGCTACTGGCTCGGCTGGTCGGGCTCTCCCGGCAAGGGCCGCGCCACCGGCGTCGGTGAGGTGAGCTTCACGGGGCAGATCACGCCGGAGGTGACTTGCGTGCGCTATGAGGTCGACATGCGCCAGGTCAAGCGCGGCCGCCTCGTGCTCGGCATCGCCGACGGACGCGTGCTGGCGGACGGCGCCTGCGTCTATCAGGCCAAGAACATGAAGGTCGCACTGACGGCCGCATGAGCATTGATGCCGTCAACGCAGCTGCTTCTCGAAGAACAGATCCGGATAGGGATCGTCGTTGAAGCGCTCGATCTCGGTCCAGCCGGTCTTGCGATAGAGCTGCTGGGCCTCGCCGAGGGCGCTGTTGGTGTCGAGGCGCAAGGTCGTGATCGACAGCTTTCGCGCAGCATTCTCGGCCGCGTCCATCAGCCTGCGGCCGAGGCCGAGGCCGCGGGCGGCGGGAGCGACCCAGAGCCGCTTGATCTCAGCGCTTGTGCCGCCGTGGCCTTTCAGGCCGACGCAGCCGAGTGGAAGGCCGTCGGACAGCGCGACGAAGAAGGCGCCGCGC is from Bradyrhizobium sp. ORS 285 and encodes:
- a CDS encoding dihydrofolate reductase family protein, which produces MKPDVICLMASSVDGRTWPSRWRPKGSGDLFEQVHDKLGGDAWLIGRVTGQEFAKGKAYPATTTERFPRENWICRRDAKVYGVVLDGHGKICWGRADIGGDPIVVVLTEAVSDAHLAGLRSEGVSYIFAGETTLDLPRVLDILSRELGVERLLLEGGGHVNGTFLRAGLIDELNLVLCPAIDGAKGAPMVFDSSEAESDQRAPLTAMTLESTTALEGGALWLRYKLINGADLPAQASHG
- a CDS encoding alpha/beta hydrolase — its product is MQSAPRQSIAMRARGMALVAAALAGLALCIIGIWRLEAVRAGLTITQSQVGTTPITTYQRRGAAPAPVVVIAHGFAGSRQFMEAYALTLAQAGYLAVSFDFEGHGRNPTPMSGDVTRIDGTTGKLMSELGSVVDAVLSLPGSDGRVALLGHSMASDIIVREALADPRIAATVAISMFSEAVTATAPRNLLIITGEWESALRRDALRNLRLADTAANEGDTVGNPAAIGARRAVVAPGVEHVSVLYSTTALREARAWLDQVFGRSGSGEVAATGGAIALLLAGIVLLAWPLAELLPKGDTPLPALPLRTLAIATLVPAMVTPIALRFVDTRFLPVLVADYLAVHLFVYGALSLVLLRLQGVRFGRMAWLAALALAAYGIFGFGGALDRYVASFMPIPARLPIIAAIAVGAVPAMLADSLANQGGHAALWRTLWIRTVFLASLGGAVALDLRRLFFLLIIIPVIVLFFIVFGLIGGCVGRRTCSPMAEGIGLGLILAWSIGVSFPMFLPG
- a CDS encoding GMC family oxidoreductase, which translates into the protein MATGSREDDPQRITRTTPDASSGRYDFIVCGAGSSGSVVAARLAEDPAVRVLLLDAGGSDDVPEVMTPGQWPLNLGSARDWNFKAEPNPHLNGRAIPLNMGKVLGGGSSINVMVWARGHRNDWERFAAEAQDPAWGYESVLEIYRRIESWQGTPDRRRRGTGGPVHVAPAAHPQPIAQTMIEAAQSLGLPAFDSPNGAMMEGRGGAAINDLIIKDGRRSSIYRSYVHPRLAQPNLTVLTETMVTRLIFDGRSVVGVEAMRGSQRCLFMAEREVVLSLGAVNTPKVLMQSGIGPEDELGRHGIPVIQHLPGVGRNHQDHIAFACVFEYREPQDVGHGGSEATLYWKSDADLARPDMFHCQVEFPVVSAETMGPDVPEHGWTMFAGLAHPKSRGALHLSGPGPDDPIRIEANTLSHPDDLAAAYANIELCRALGGDPAFNKLVKREALPGKRDAAAMENFVRNSAVTYWHQSCTAKMGHDSMSVVDGKLKVYGIDRLRIADASIMPEITSGNTMAPCVVIGELAADIIKAAHGLN
- a CDS encoding excisionase family DNA-binding protein, which gives rise to MDKDVLTTSEAAKLLGISVRTAQLLIEGGTLTSWKTPGGHRRVYRTEVEALIARTKPAPVLESALVIVVCSPDRQAAYEAMLAAMPECTVAIHHDANTAAFVIGSRLPAAVIVDLDDAPANRLAFLKHIDMNPAFGSIALFASANSDVIASGDLAALRRVTVTSPDRLATALHGVLQDKVAPRDIMVDGASFPLASNEGRRLAALKRSGLVDTAPEDAFDRLTWLASRSLKTPVALLTLLTNDRQWFKSRIGLDMIETPRSWSFCNHTILQKGVFAVSDLAHKAPFDTNPAVAGAPHFRFYAGAPVTDPDGFAVGALCVIDYEPRKLDAEQEKTLLALAALASDELRLRATDRQLRWALDSLERQHERT
- a CDS encoding DUF2200 domain-containing protein, with amino-acid sequence MVKHRIYTMSFASVYPLYVAKGEKKGRSKAEVDQIICWLTGYDQKQLESQLQKQTDFETFFAQAPAMNPARSLITGVICGVRVEEIEEPLMREIRYLDKLVDELARGKAMHKILRTS
- a CDS encoding PaaI family thioesterase, coding for MSDTSTSAASQAFEQLAEAIRHRRSVYGHISGLRMDRFAPGEAWSTLPYREVFVGDSDTGVIHGGVVTAMLDESCGMAVQLALDGSSAIATLDLRIDYQKPATPGLDIKAHAVCYRVTRSIAFVRATAYQEEESAPVATATACFMIAANRTNMLTDRPAFTGAPPPLEAPDDMTGLFANSPFARCLGIRVADDGTLVMPFSQQIVGNPVLPAIHGGMTGAFLETAAIVTVMRELGVDAPPKPIGLTINYLRSGRALDSFASASIVKQGRRVVAFEARAWQDDATKPHATAFGHFMLRQTPGQEQD
- a CDS encoding L,D-transpeptidase — protein: MVTRSTGPRAIATTRRRGVALMALAVVAAGALPGSGADARQARPAPATEATAPRAHGDPIMAIVSIKAQKVTFYDSEGWIWRAPVSTGVSGRETPAGVFAVLEKDKDHHSTLYDDAWMPNMQRITWNGVALHGGPLPGYAASHGCVRMPYGFAEKLFDRTYIGMRVIIAPGDVAPVEFSHPALFVPNAEALSGAPSRATTLGREAEDAAKAADEAKAAAATAERDAKSLKASLRRLEQAKARSDAELKSADKKLAAAKTDEAKAQAEDARQKAEAKATEAATQLEAARSDSVAKLATAATTKDAAKAAAVKKSETAKAAEEAKLATEPVSVYISRSTQMLYVRRNTHKPARDGGGEVFDTSLESPVTIRDPDRPIGTHVFTAVAQNGAGLRWTAVTIDDGDDAKDALDRITIPKDVLARIAPTAVPRSSIIVSDEPLSSETNYRTEFVAVLSNQPQGGFITRRPTTNVDVIASGEEEYDNGFGNVFQRSWDGQPMAAPRRRGPPPTYYRPVQPGWW
- the fabA gene encoding bifunctional 3-hydroxydecanoyl-ACP dehydratase/trans-2-decenoyl-ACP isomerase; its protein translation is MPDPRDFHMPQSSYTREDLLRSGEGGYFGPGNAQLPAPPMLMMDRITELSLDGGRYGKGRITAELDITPKLWFFDCLFRGDPVMPGCLGLDAMWQMVGYWLGWSGSPGKGRATGVGEVSFTGQITPEVTCVRYEVDMRQVKRGRLVLGIADGRVLADGACVYQAKNMKVALTAA